One region of Vibrio sp. FE10 genomic DNA includes:
- a CDS encoding arylsulfatase yields MTAKYGVKRRLAILGTAMMAASTTTFAAEKPNILVIWGDDIGQSNVSAYTFGLMGYQTPNIDSIAKEGMMFTDYYAEQSCTAGRSTFITGQSVLRTGLSKVGLPGADIGLQAEDATIAEMLKPMGYMTGQFGKNHLGDKDEFLPTAHGFDEFFGNLYHLNAEEEPENEDYPTDPEFRKKFGPRGVIKSFADGKIEDTGPLTRKRMETVDEETLDAALDFMDRAVKADKPFFVWWNATRMHFRTHVKADSKGVTGVGNYADGMVEHDRHVGQLLKQVDELGIKDNTIVFYSTDNGPHMNSWPDAGTTPFRGEKNTNWEGAYRVPAMVRWPGKIEPGSVSNEIMHHMDWMPTFVAAAGDDQIKEKLLKGHTAGDKTFKVHLDGYNFLPYLTGEEEKGRRHEIFYFTDDGDLAALRYNQWKAVFMEQRATGTMQIWSEPFVTLRLPKLFNLRMDPYENADITSNTYYDWLLDHAYMFVPAQAYVGKFLETFAEYPPRQKAASFSLDQVMEKLQENHNK; encoded by the coding sequence ATGACAGCGAAATATGGCGTCAAACGTCGATTAGCGATTTTGGGCACTGCGATGATGGCGGCTTCCACCACCACATTCGCAGCAGAAAAACCGAATATTCTCGTCATTTGGGGTGATGACATTGGTCAATCTAATGTCAGTGCGTACACCTTTGGCTTAATGGGGTATCAAACTCCGAACATTGATAGCATCGCCAAAGAAGGCATGATGTTTACGGATTACTACGCAGAGCAATCTTGTACCGCAGGTCGCTCTACGTTCATTACGGGTCAAAGTGTACTTAGAACCGGTTTGAGTAAAGTAGGCTTGCCGGGCGCCGATATTGGCCTTCAAGCAGAAGATGCAACCATTGCTGAAATGCTTAAACCGATGGGTTACATGACCGGTCAATTTGGTAAAAACCACCTCGGCGATAAAGATGAATTCCTTCCAACAGCGCACGGGTTTGACGAATTTTTTGGCAACCTTTACCACCTGAATGCTGAGGAAGAACCAGAAAATGAAGATTACCCAACCGACCCAGAGTTCCGTAAGAAATTTGGCCCGCGTGGTGTAATCAAATCATTTGCTGATGGCAAGATTGAAGATACGGGCCCACTAACGCGTAAGCGTATGGAAACCGTTGATGAAGAAACACTCGATGCGGCACTCGATTTCATGGATCGTGCGGTGAAAGCCGACAAGCCCTTCTTCGTTTGGTGGAACGCAACACGTATGCACTTTAGAACGCACGTGAAAGCGGACAGTAAAGGTGTAACAGGCGTTGGTAACTACGCCGATGGTATGGTTGAGCACGATCGACACGTTGGCCAACTATTGAAGCAAGTGGATGAGTTGGGTATCAAAGACAACACGATTGTTTTCTACTCAACAGATAATGGTCCACACATGAACTCTTGGCCTGATGCCGGTACAACGCCGTTCCGTGGTGAGAAAAATACCAACTGGGAAGGCGCATACCGTGTGCCAGCAATGGTTCGTTGGCCGGGTAAGATTGAACCGGGCAGTGTCTCTAACGAAATTATGCACCACATGGACTGGATGCCGACCTTCGTTGCAGCCGCTGGTGATGATCAAATCAAAGAGAAACTGCTGAAAGGTCATACTGCGGGTGACAAAACGTTCAAGGTCCACCTAGATGGTTATAACTTCCTGCCTTACCTAACCGGTGAAGAAGAAAAAGGTCGTCGTCACGAGATCTTCTACTTTACTGATGACGGTGATTTAGCGGCGCTTCGTTACAACCAATGGAAAGCGGTGTTCATGGAGCAGCGTGCAACGGGTACGATGCAGATTTGGTCAGAACCGTTCGTGACGTTACGTCTTCCTAAGCTGTTTAACTTGCGTATGGACCCATACGAAAACGCAGATATTACGTCGAATACCTATTATGACTGGTTGCTAGACCATGCTTATATGTTCGTTCCTGCACAAGCGTATGTGGGCAAATTCTTAGAAACATTTGCTGAATACCCACCACGCCAAAAAGCAGCAAGCTTTAGCTTGGATCAGGTAATGGAGAAACTTCAAGAGAACCATAACAAGTAA
- a CDS encoding arylsulfatase — translation MGTKINKLALGVGLLAASSAATAAEKPNILAIWGDDIGVFNISAYNNGMMGYETPNIDRIANEGALFTDHYGQQSCTAGRAAFLTGQEPFRTGLLTIGMPGSDHGIPDWAPTIADLLKEQGYMTAQFGKNHMGDQDKHLPTNHGFDQFFGNLYHLNAEEEPETYYYPKDPEFRKNFGPRGVIKSTSDGKIEDTGPMTRKRMEHADEEFLEESLAFMEKAVKADKPFFIWHNTTRMHVWTRLQEKYQGKSGISIYADGMLEHDDQVGILLDKLDELKIADNTIVIYSTDNGAETVSWPDGGATYFHGEKGTTYEGGMRVPQLVRWPGTIKPGTKINDIMSHQDWIPTLLAAAGDDKVVEKLASDKGASYNGKNWRVHLDGYNFLPFFEGKEEKGPRDSMLYFSANAELNAVRWNDFKISFAVMDGNITNAVRFQPNWPQVVHLRADPFEKAPHESGMYLRWMADNMWLFVPVGGKVQEFMNTLPDYPMQQSQVLNPGNFNQNAYMLQGKLKQLEAAAAQAK, via the coding sequence ATGGGTACTAAAATTAATAAACTAGCATTAGGTGTTGGCTTATTAGCAGCTTCTTCAGCGGCAACAGCAGCAGAAAAACCAAACATTCTTGCTATCTGGGGTGATGACATTGGTGTGTTTAACATCAGTGCTTACAACAACGGTATGATGGGTTACGAAACACCTAACATCGACCGTATTGCTAACGAAGGCGCACTGTTTACCGATCACTACGGTCAACAGTCTTGTACTGCAGGTCGTGCTGCATTCCTAACAGGTCAAGAACCATTCCGTACTGGTCTTCTGACTATCGGTATGCCAGGTTCAGACCATGGTATTCCAGATTGGGCTCCAACTATCGCTGACCTTCTTAAAGAACAGGGCTACATGACTGCTCAGTTCGGTAAGAACCACATGGGTGACCAAGACAAACACCTTCCAACGAACCACGGCTTTGACCAGTTCTTCGGTAACCTATACCACCTAAACGCGGAAGAAGAGCCAGAGACATACTACTACCCTAAAGACCCTGAGTTCCGTAAGAACTTCGGTCCTCGTGGTGTAATCAAGTCGACTTCTGACGGTAAAATTGAAGATACAGGCCCTATGACGCGTAAGCGTATGGAGCATGCTGATGAAGAGTTCCTAGAAGAATCTCTTGCGTTCATGGAAAAAGCAGTGAAAGCTGACAAACCATTCTTCATCTGGCACAACACAACACGTATGCACGTGTGGACTCGTCTACAAGAAAAATACCAAGGTAAATCAGGTATCAGCATCTACGCAGATGGCATGCTAGAGCACGATGACCAAGTGGGTATCCTTCTAGACAAGCTTGATGAGCTTAAAATCGCAGACAACACAATCGTAATCTACTCTACCGATAACGGTGCAGAGACAGTATCTTGGCCTGATGGCGGTGCTACTTACTTCCACGGTGAGAAAGGTACAACTTACGAAGGTGGTATGCGTGTTCCTCAGCTAGTTCGCTGGCCTGGCACTATCAAACCGGGAACTAAGATCAACGACATCATGAGTCACCAAGACTGGATCCCGACTCTACTAGCAGCTGCTGGTGATGATAAAGTGGTTGAGAAGCTAGCTTCTGATAAAGGCGCGTCTTACAACGGTAAGAACTGGCGTGTACACCTAGATGGTTACAACTTCCTACCTTTCTTCGAAGGTAAAGAAGAGAAAGGCCCTCGTGATAGCATGCTTTACTTCTCTGCTAACGCTGAGCTAAATGCGGTACGTTGGAATGACTTCAAGATCTCATTCGCAGTTATGGATGGTAACATCACCAACGCTGTTCGCTTCCAACCAAACTGGCCTCAAGTAGTACATCTACGTGCAGACCCGTTCGAAAAAGCACCACACGAATCTGGCATGTACCTACGTTGGATGGCAGACAACATGTGGCTATTCGTACCTGTAGGCGGCAAAGTACAAGAGTTCATGAACACGCTACCTGACTACCCTATGCAGCAAAGCCAAGTGTTGAACCCTGGTAACTTCAACCAGAATGCTTACATGCTTCAAGGTAAACTTAAGCAACTAGAAGCAGCGGCGGCACAAGCTAAGTAA
- a CDS encoding cytochrome-c peroxidase — MKTPYLVGIGIAVTCISIAALVYDAASFDTHHYHDEENKTPPSLTSEHSHKNTSANTGISNNTGISNTGVSSSSLQIFPIPDSTEIDHKLARIGWALFKDPNLSSNQSVSCESCHSLQTNGAEVIPVSIGVNGAGMRNSLTVFNAVFNYRFFWDGRVNNLADQIDGPVHNVDEMDSNWELITNYVSQSDDYIDMFQAEQIPIDTASIKAVLIEFMQGLTTPNAPFDQYLRGDTNALSETAQRGWETFQEEGCIRCHQGTNIGGGMVMRFGYFGLSKTGAERSEDQGRFMFTAQPQDKHLFRVASLRNVAITAPYFHDGQTATLEEAIKIMGESQLGKTFEQQTISDIKVFLESLTGNRPQMLVEFENE, encoded by the coding sequence ATGAAAACTCCATATTTGGTAGGAATCGGCATTGCTGTAACGTGTATTTCAATCGCAGCCTTAGTTTATGATGCTGCATCGTTCGACACTCACCATTACCATGATGAGGAAAACAAAACACCCCCTTCCTTAACTAGCGAGCATTCACACAAAAACACGAGCGCTAACACAGGTATCAGCAACAACACAGGCATTAGCAACACAGGCGTCAGTTCTTCTAGTTTGCAAATTTTCCCAATTCCCGATTCCACAGAAATTGACCACAAACTCGCAAGAATCGGGTGGGCACTGTTCAAAGATCCTAACCTCTCCTCAAATCAAAGCGTCAGCTGTGAAAGTTGTCATAGCTTACAAACGAATGGAGCAGAAGTGATTCCTGTCTCTATTGGCGTCAATGGCGCTGGAATGCGAAATTCACTCACGGTCTTTAACGCTGTCTTTAACTATCGATTCTTTTGGGATGGACGAGTGAACAACCTTGCTGACCAAATTGATGGCCCGGTGCACAACGTCGATGAGATGGATTCCAACTGGGAACTCATTACCAATTACGTCTCCCAGTCGGATGACTATATCGATATGTTCCAAGCAGAACAGATACCCATTGATACTGCGTCGATAAAGGCCGTTTTAATTGAATTCATGCAAGGGCTAACCACCCCAAATGCGCCATTTGATCAGTATTTACGTGGTGACACGAATGCCCTTTCTGAAACCGCACAACGCGGGTGGGAAACCTTTCAAGAAGAAGGCTGTATCCGTTGTCATCAAGGCACCAATATTGGTGGAGGCATGGTGATGCGATTCGGATATTTTGGGTTATCAAAGACAGGAGCAGAACGAAGTGAAGATCAAGGCCGCTTTATGTTTACTGCTCAACCTCAAGATAAACATCTGTTTCGTGTCGCGAGCCTTAGGAATGTTGCGATTACGGCCCCCTATTTTCACGATGGACAGACCGCTACGTTAGAAGAGGCGATTAAGATTATGGGAGAGAGCCAGTTAGGAAAAACATTTGAACAACAAACCATTAGCGACATCAAAGTGTTTCTCGAATCTCTCACCGGTAACCGCCCTCAAATGTTAGTGGAGTTTGAAAATGAATAG
- a CDS encoding ATP-binding protein, which produces MNRIRLIFLLFLALFAGLISLLTLTYFEHEKIAKYGGVARELGHEVLEMRDQITSNAIAGISNPYQLSASLVNLEKELQKLKQSYQNTNIHSSLFSGLPTEQLLDNFYLSSMSNIDTLDNLVGLSVARQFILQSLTKRLMESDSLSSTSRIKSDLLASILQVEADLPLQEEDSDLAQLTTTFTELHLQQGELLSGILSVKSMEYLEHVEHEFTNLQDQLKGLIIKLLGILSILIFAFSFSIFILRIFELKRNNLAYQQAADTAQKANEAKSLFLATMSHELRTPMNGVLGIAQIIKDDSQEADTRKQAQVIIDSGQHLVTILNDILDFSKVEQGKMELEYSPFSVRDVVTHLDKTLTPLAADKGVTFAIKDNIPSNIQLIGDPARTRQILFNLAGNAVKFTESRKVEVQFEIAKTTPPSVNILITDTGIGIAEDKIDHIFTAFEQAELSTTRKFGGTGLGLSIVKQLVELMGGNIVVTSQLNVGTQFSLSLPLEIKELATTIEEKVESKANMALEDFTVLLVEDNKINAMVIRKFCESLNLSVENAYDGLQALDKLASNQYDLIIMDNHMPNMSGIEAIQKIRNELKLTTVVFACTADVFKEAHDEFLVSGADFVLTKPLQKNSLQNAINEFHEQFEIHRNQIARASSNSARHHDNNITVLTRYPKNKLPITEEEISRSQLLVGNELENEDKLECLESLVSDLESQIDALIEIFSTAKPDDLRSTLHAVKGTATEFQMTEVLELAGSAEYTTEQHLMPEAELLQQLINRLMVNSHQATRLIHKLHQQSKPQEMKHRNN; this is translated from the coding sequence ATGAATAGAATACGGCTCATATTCTTACTCTTTCTGGCTTTATTCGCTGGCTTAATCAGTTTGCTGACTCTCACCTATTTTGAGCATGAGAAGATCGCCAAATACGGAGGGGTAGCTCGAGAATTAGGGCATGAAGTGCTTGAGATGCGGGACCAAATCACCAGTAATGCCATTGCAGGGATCTCTAACCCCTATCAGCTTTCAGCAAGCCTCGTGAACTTAGAAAAAGAACTGCAGAAACTCAAACAGAGCTATCAAAATACCAACATCCACTCCTCTTTATTTAGTGGGTTACCTACCGAACAATTACTCGATAATTTTTACCTGTCTTCGATGTCCAACATTGATACATTGGATAACCTTGTCGGTTTAAGTGTTGCACGTCAGTTCATCCTTCAATCTCTTACCAAGCGACTGATGGAAAGCGATTCTTTATCATCGACATCGAGGATTAAAAGCGATCTTCTTGCTAGCATACTTCAAGTTGAAGCCGACCTTCCTCTGCAAGAAGAAGATTCAGATTTAGCACAACTGACGACCACATTTACTGAGCTACATTTACAGCAAGGGGAGTTATTGTCAGGGATTCTCTCCGTTAAAAGCATGGAATACCTTGAACACGTTGAGCATGAGTTCACGAACCTACAAGATCAACTTAAAGGGCTTATTATTAAGCTTTTAGGGATACTTTCCATTCTGATCTTCGCATTCTCGTTTTCCATTTTTATCCTGCGAATCTTTGAGTTAAAACGCAACAACCTAGCCTATCAGCAAGCCGCGGATACTGCGCAAAAAGCCAATGAAGCCAAGTCTTTGTTCCTCGCCACTATGAGCCACGAGTTAAGAACGCCAATGAATGGTGTACTCGGTATTGCCCAGATCATCAAAGATGATTCACAAGAAGCGGATACCCGTAAGCAAGCACAGGTGATCATTGATTCTGGCCAACACTTAGTCACAATTCTTAATGACATTTTGGACTTTTCTAAGGTCGAACAAGGGAAAATGGAGTTGGAATACAGCCCGTTCTCAGTCCGTGATGTTGTCACCCACCTCGATAAAACACTCACTCCTCTTGCGGCTGACAAAGGCGTCACTTTTGCGATAAAAGATAACATCCCATCGAATATTCAATTAATCGGCGACCCGGCTCGTACCCGTCAAATACTCTTCAACCTCGCGGGGAACGCGGTCAAATTCACGGAATCAAGAAAAGTCGAGGTTCAATTCGAGATTGCCAAAACCACCCCACCAAGCGTGAATATTTTAATCACGGATACCGGTATTGGGATTGCAGAAGACAAGATCGACCATATATTCACAGCCTTTGAACAAGCCGAGCTTTCAACAACACGTAAGTTTGGCGGAACAGGTTTAGGCCTATCGATTGTGAAACAATTGGTCGAGCTGATGGGCGGAAACATTGTAGTGACTAGCCAACTGAATGTCGGGACTCAGTTCTCATTGTCTTTACCACTCGAAATAAAAGAGCTTGCAACAACAATAGAGGAAAAAGTCGAAAGCAAGGCCAATATGGCTCTCGAAGACTTCACCGTCTTACTCGTTGAAGATAACAAGATAAATGCCATGGTTATCAGAAAATTCTGTGAATCCCTCAACTTATCGGTAGAGAACGCTTACGATGGATTACAAGCACTCGACAAGTTAGCCTCTAACCAATATGACTTGATCATCATGGACAACCACATGCCGAACATGAGCGGTATTGAAGCGATACAAAAAATTCGTAACGAGCTCAAGCTAACGACAGTGGTCTTCGCCTGTACTGCGGATGTCTTCAAAGAAGCACATGATGAGTTCCTTGTATCTGGAGCCGATTTCGTTCTCACTAAACCCCTGCAAAAGAACAGCTTACAAAATGCCATCAACGAATTTCACGAGCAGTTCGAGATACACAGAAATCAGATAGCTCGAGCAAGCAGTAATAGCGCCCGTCATCACGACAACAATATCACCGTGTTAACTCGTTACCCCAAAAACAAGCTACCCATTACTGAAGAAGAGATATCTAGGAGTCAATTACTCGTTGGAAACGAGCTTGAAAATGAAGATAAGCTCGAGTGTTTAGAATCGCTGGTGAGTGACTTAGAAAGCCAAATTGACGCACTGATAGAGATATTTTCAACAGCTAAGCCTGACGATTTACGCAGTACGTTACATGCAGTAAAAGGCACGGCCACTGAATTCCAAATGACAGAGGTACTTGAGCTTGCGGGGTCAGCAGAATATACGACCGAACAACATCTCATGCCAGAGGCAGAGTTACTTCAACAGCTGATCAATCGATTGATGGTGAACAGCCACCAAGCTACGCGTCTAATACACAAACTCCATCAGCAATCTAAACCACAAGAAATGAAGCATCGAAATAACTAA